One Anabas testudineus chromosome 15, fAnaTes1.2, whole genome shotgun sequence genomic window carries:
- the mad2l1bp gene encoding MAD2L1-binding protein, with protein MMQRAKHPAGTFKTMAEVSNKFNLTSNSEDTEQTSTVNSGDSRLRMRLSFSSENDISTPDEPNMINNVPTLQSVPESNSCEPSAEVAEQLVNTCLKVKNAIELKSASTEHSRTKQHCVHNTEDKENTALLSTTIAPDNPQEEDTSDQRSQQDSNVPASKQHSETEVSDAEVVRRAKEEGCVNVVFPGTVTQDGCCRFVSEILKCILYQRQQLPMTYDQLVYSQKKQQALMQDKDVVSRRPKQSANMEWRKCKQTLQELEEVLQQLEVLFSLSRVPRVLLLMGGSVVLPKEMYEINMEALVLAGGDQCLRVSSCLRQLFRTLFVADLLSDTRPVHLMPTTVLVLAHRNCGVGWFRPKLQFKVPTRVKNQIIALSTDPHTYKEPRADESDWQDYVWFQAPMTIKGFSN; from the exons atgatgcaacGCGCCAAGCACCCGGCGGGGACATTCAAAACTATGGCTGAAGTTTcgaataaatttaatttaacatcaaACTCTGAAGACACGGAACAAACGTCCACCGTAAACAGTGGAGACAGCAGGCTACGGATGCGCCTCTCGTTTTCGTCAGAAAACGATATTAGCACACCGGACGAACCGAATATGATAAATAATGTCCCAACGTTACAGAGTGTTCCTGAGTCAAATTCGTGTGAACCTTCAGCGGAAGTCGCCGAACAGCTCGTAAACACATGTTTAAAGGTGAAAAATGCCATTGAACTGAAAAGTGCGTCCACtgaacacagcagaacaaaacagcaTTGTGTGCACAACACTGAAGATAAGGAAAACACCGCTTTGCTCTCTACAACTATCGCTCCAG ACAATCCCCAAGAAGAGGACACATCTGATCAGAGAAGTCAGCAAGATTCCAACGTTCCTGCCAGCAAAcaacacagtgagacagaggtCAGTGATGCTGAGGTGGTGAGAAGAGCAAAGGAAGAAGGCTGTGTAAACGTGGTCTTCCCTGGCACCGTTACTCAGGACGGCTGCTGCCGCTTCGTCAGTGAAATCCTCAAGTGCATTCTTTATCAGAGACAGCAACTACCCATGACATATGACCAGTTGGTGTACTCTCAGAAGAAACAACAGGCCTTAATGCAG GATAAAGACGTAGTGAGTCGGAGGCCAAAGCAGTCTGCAAATATGGAGTGGCGCAAGTGCAAGCAGACCCTTCAGGAGCTAGAGgaggtgctgcagcagctggaggtgcTGTTTTCTCTTAGCAGAGTGCCACGTGTGTTGCTACTAATGGGTGGCTCCGTAGTCCTTCCCAAAGAGATGTATGAAATCAACATGGAGGCCCTGGTATTGGCTGGTGGAGATCAGTGTCTGCGGGTGTCATCATGCTTAAGGCAACTCTTCCGCACACTTTTTGTGGCGGATCTTTTGTCTGATACCAGACCTGTTCATTTAATGCCCACTACAGTCCTAGTGCTGGCTCACAGGAATTGTGGTGTTGGTTGGTTCCGCCCTAAACTACAATTTAAGGTGCCAACTCGTGTAAAGAACCAAATTATTGCTCTGTCCACTGATCCACACACATATAAGGAACCAAGGGCAGATGAGTCAGACTGGCAGGATTATGTGTGGTTTCAGGCGCCCATGACTATCAAGGGCTTCAGCAACTGA
- the ephx5 gene encoding epoxide hydrolase 1 — protein MRALHVLKETFFGLDAVQKQVLIGSAVAAGGVLAYLVHKRRQIQTIPLGEGWWGAGEKPLSEDYKIYPFKVQTSDEEIRDLYERIDKTRYTDPLEDCGFQYGFNSTYLKKVVSYWRNEFDWKKQVAVLNKYPHFKTRIEGLDIHFIHVRPPHRENQKVVPLMLVHGWPGSFYEFYRILPLLTQNHGGIAFEVICPSIPGYGFSEASHKQGFDSLAAARIFLTLMERLGFSQFYLQGGDWGSLITTNMSQMKPQCVKGLHLNMFMSTRGFKVLMSLIIGPYLPFLVGLSREDVRRLFPYMEKNIWNMLKESGYMHIQATKPDTAGCGLNSCPVGLAAYLLEKFSTWTDMKNRDLPDGGLERKFSLDDLLTNVMIYWTTGSIVSSMRFYKENFRSNPDNRVDAKTPIYVPTGLAAFPAELMHCPKSWAQIRYRNICSYNFMPRGGHFAAFEEPELVANDVVQFVKKVEKF, from the exons TTCCTCTGGGTGAAGGATGGTGGGGAGCAGGAGAAAAACCACTGTCAGAGGACTATAAAATCTACCCCTTCAAAGTGCAAACCTCAGATGAAGAGATTCGG GACCTTTATGAGCGCATTGACAAAACCCGCTACACTGATCCTTTAGAAGATTGCGGCTTCCAGTATGGCTTCAATTCAACTTACCTCAAGAAGGTGGTTTCATACTGGAGGAATGAGTTTGATTGGAAAAAGCAGGTGGCAGTGCTCAACAAATATCCACACTTCAAAACCAGAATAGAAG GATTGGACATTCACTTCATTCATGTGCGTCCACCACATCGTGAGAATCAGAAGGTTGTGCCTCTTATGCTCGTGCATGGGTGGCCTGGATCCTTCTATGAGTTCTACAGGATTCTGCCACTCCTCACGCAGAACCATGGTGGTATTGCATTTGAGGTCATATGTCCGTCCATACCTGGATACGGTTTCTCAGAAGCTTCTCACAAACAAG GATTTGACAGCCTTGCGGCAGCTCGGATTTTCCTGACACTGATGGAGCGCTTAGGATTCTCTCAGTTCTATCTGCAGggaggagactggggttcgCTCATCACCACCAACATGTCACAGATGAAGCCTCA ATGTGTGAAAGGTCTCCACTTAAATATGTTCATGTCAACAAGGGGGTTCAAAGTGCTCATGTCCCTCATAATCGGTCCTTATCTGCCCTTTTTGGTGGGCTTAAGTCGGGAAGATGTCCGTAGGTTGTTTCCCTACATGGAGAAGAACATTTGGAACATGCTGAAGGAATCGGGCTACATGCACATTCAGGCAACTAAACCAGACACTGCCG gcTGTGGGTTGAATAGCTGTCCTGTTGGCTTGGCTGCCTATTTGCTGGAGAAATTCTCCACATGGACTGACATGAAGAACAGAGATCTGCCAGATGGTGGGCTGGAGAG GAAGTTCAGTCTGGATGACCTCTTGACAAATGTCATGATCTACTGGACCACAGGCTCCATAGTCTCCTCAATGCGCTTCTACAAGGAGAACTTCAGGAGTAATCCCGACAACAGGGTGGATGCAAA gacACCGATATATGTGCCCACTGGACTGGCAGCCTTCCCCGCAGAGCTGATGCACTGCCCTAAATCGTGGGCACAAATTAGATATCGAAACATCTGCTCCTACAACTTTATGCCACGAGGTGGTCACTTTGCAGCCTTTGAGGAGCCAGAGCTGGTAGCCAACGACGTTGTCCAGTTTGTCAAAAAAGTGGAGAAGTTCTGA